The Trichosurus vulpecula isolate mTriVul1 chromosome 9, mTriVul1.pri, whole genome shotgun sequence region aaaatatctatttttctaagCTATACTAGTGACTCCTTTAGATTTGTGTTAAGCCTAGTTCTGAAATCAAATGTCACTTGTGCCACGATGTTACTGCTGCACCTCAAGTCCTGCTAGCTTTGCTTATCTGTATAGTTAAGCCAGCATATGTTCTTGTCTACCCTTAAAGAACAGATATGGCAGCTTCATAACAAAATATTATGTTTTGCATGTATTTTGACTTGAAATAATTCACATTCTAATCTTACAAGATGGGTGGCCCTATCTTTGAAGGATACAGGGAAGAAACAATTCATTTGGAAAGTCAGAAGCAGGTtttcttttccctcatcctcaaaCTAACACACAATAACACACAATGACACAAAAATAGTGGTTAAATAACTGTAAATGGATACTTAATAGATTGATGGAGGATGTCCTCCAATATATGGAAGAGATCTCTACtgggatgaggaaaaaaaggttgTGGGAGGATGGGTATAGGGGCTGTATGGGAGTATGCGTgtatgcgtgtgtgcgtgtgtgcgtgtgagagagagagaaacaagagggTCTGTcctgttcaatatttttttcctaatgattTCCAGAAAGATATAATATACTTAAAAAATTTTCAGAAGAAGCTAATAACTGAATGGCAGGATCAAGATTCAAAAGTTTAGGCTTTTGAAAttcaccatggaaaaataaagttCTATACTTAGGTTCAAGTAAAATAAGCTGTATAGATAGAAAGCTAGTGTGGGAAGAACTGTTCTATTTCAGTGAAAAATATTTATGGGTTTAAGTTAACTAACTACAATCTCATTATGAGCTAATAGTATAACTGCCAAAAAAAGCTAACTTAATCTCGGGCTATATTAATAGATAGTATTTTGAAAATGTCctaatatgtgtgtttgtatttatatattgacAGACTACAGTACTGCATGCTTACTGCTATAAAAAGTGGAACACATCGAGAGATGGCTAATATTAGAAGCTAATGTTTATATGGTGTGCTAAGACCtggcaaagagctttacataccCAACAGCTGAAAGAACTAAGAATATTCAGTCTAGTGGAGCAGACTTAATGAGGAAAAGAGGGCTGTGATCCAAATATTTGATGGCTATTATGAAGACTTATTTAAGAACTAAGTATCAATGAGTAGAAActacaaagaaacaaatttcaGTTCAATATAAAGTAGGATGATGATTTTGATAATTaagataactcacatttatatagtgctttaaggtttacaaagcacttttcccaCAACAATCTTGGGGTACAATATTTTGTACAATAAGGTACaaaaattattattcccattttacagatgaggaagctgaggctcagagagatggtAACACAGCCTAGccaatcctagctctgacacatactagctgtgtccACGGGTAAATTACTTCACTGCTCTGAGCCTAagttttctctcctgtaaaacagggaggttagattagatgatctctaaggcccccttTTAGAATCCTTTCAAAGAAGGATAAGTGTCAGCTACAAAGTatgaaccaggtcttctgactctttttAGTATAATGCAACTCCTAAAATTTATACatatgctttaaagtttgaaaaagctttctttttattatctcatttgctcctaacaagcctgtgaggtaggtcctcttatgatccccattttatagatgagaaaaccacaGGTCAGAGAGATAGGAGTGGTTGGTCCTGTGGTCACACTAAGGACCAGGAGTCAGGACTCTCCTATGTCAATACGCTTTTCATTACTCCAGGTCTCTCCTTAGTTCTAACAAAGTAGTGACCTTAAATGAATACGCAACAGACTACTTTTTAAGGAAGATGACCTCCCCACCTGAACAGGAAGTGTCTAAGCAGAGCTTTGATAGACAACTGTCAGGGGTCCTCTAGAGGAAACTGTCTTGCAAAGTAGGTTAGGCAAAGTGATACCAAAGATTCCTTCTAACCGTATGCTTTTAAGATCACACATTAGCTGCCTTTTATCTAATTTAACTCATGTTAAAAATCAATATAgcatttatattcattcattttcaacatttacaAGACAACCTCCACAAATAGTAGTACTTTAGTCTGTTTGAAGTAGGACAAAGTACTCAATATGAAAATTAAATCCAGAATATCTCATTGTAATCTTTCGGCAGACAGAttatagaaaaaggaaattacCAAAATAATAGTTATAAAGGACAATGGGaaacatattacatataaattCCAATAGTGACAGTTGATGTGTTCATACTATTGCACTATGAAGCCACACTACCTTTTATTAAATTCATGGAGTCATCAATTACATAGCAcatatgaacttaaaaaaaagatttctgtgCTATACTCTTAAGTTATTGCTGCCTATTAGTGAGACTACCTTTCTCATCACAAGCCAAAAAAGCAGACTTGATAACATTTTATTTGCAGGTTCTTAATATCTAAAGAATGACAACATTTTCACAAGTTATGCTACAATAGTTAACAATGCACATGAAGGCTAATTGGCTTTTAAAAATCCTAATATTTCATTCAAGTTCTCACAAATTTAaatatacttttccttttttttgtttggaggggggaaagcagggcaattggggttaaatgacttgcccaaggtcacacagctagtaagtgtgtcaagtgtctgaggccacatttgaactcaggtccttctgactccagggctgttgctctactcactgcaccacctagttgcccctaaatATACTTTTAAAGTATAACATGACAAATATGAAAGTACTTTGAGAATTATAAACTGATTTGtgtatgttatttttaaatatggACTACACatgaaaacaccaaaaacaaGTTCTTAGTTACACCTAGTTAACTCAAGTAATTACAGATTTAATTCCAACGAAGACGGTTATTTGATAAAAGTTACTTACACAATGATGTTATTAATAGGGATATGGATCAATTTAACAAAAAAGCCAATAAATCCCATTATAGCAAACCCTATTGCTGTTGCCATAGCAATCTTCTGGAATTCTGTAATTAAGAACACagataaatcattttattttctttatactttgaacagcataatgaaaaaaaaccacaatggTCAAGCATGATGTGTAAGACATAACTAATAAAGAGATTCAATCTGGGTTACTGGATgtacaaatttaaataaaatgtgagCAGACatacaaaaataacaattctgaggtatcatctcacacctagcACCCTAGCAgacagatgacaaaagatggagaTGGTCAATATTAGTGGGATTATGGAAGACAGAAACACTAATCACACGAAGTAGGCAGAGTTATGAATCTGTCcatccattttggaaaacaaatgGAAATTATGCTAAGAAGTGACTAAAGTCTCTGTCTTTTTCCGCAGAAACCCTAAGGAGTTGAAGGATAGAAAGGTCCCagatacaacaaaatatttagagtagcactttttgaagtagcaaagaaatggactATTATTAAGCCtatcataagaaatgaagaaaaggaataacAGAGAGATGCAAAGGCAGACacaaactgatgaaaagtgaaataaatggAACCAAATAAACTATAAATACAACTACAATGgtgcaaatgaaaagaacaaaagaactgaaACTGGATACTGATACTTGATCCCGAAGGGAAAATATGAGTAGacgtctccctcccttctctgcaaAGACAGCAAGGTTTCGGGTGTGAACCACTGAATATACGATTCTATTCTGTTCATGTGATAGTTGGCTTTGTGgaattatgttttctttcttttttattctgttacaAGGCAGAAACCTTTTTGGTCCCAGGACCCCTCTACCCTCTTAAAAATTAAGGTCTCTCCCCACAAAAAGAGATTTTGTTAATGTGAGttatatattagaaattaaaatgtaatgtttttaCAAAAATAGTTTTGTTGTCATGGGCTCCCTGAAAGGGTTCCTGGCCCACACTTTGAAAACTGTTGTAACAAAGCATGGCTCCAAGTgtagaggaaaataaaagtgaCATAAAAACCAAAGATTaatcaaatataattttgaaaaattaaataatgaagTTTGCTTAATTGATTAGTTAGCTTTGCCATAAAACATCTGATACtttaagaaaacacaaaaataatcttcctattAGGATTAGCAATCAGTTTTTTGCAATAAGCAAATATGTATCCAAATGTAAATCCACAAGATGACacagtttaaaataataaaaaaaaaaaaaaaaaaaaaaggcaaagaaaggaaaaataattgtTTTAGGAAAAATCAGTACTAGACTGGTAACAATGAACCAAAAGATACGTTTGGATTAGTATAATTTAGGCAGACAGACCATATTCACATAACTGACAAACAATAAATCTAATTTTCTAGTTTAGAAAGGATTTATTAATAGGAAAAAGTTCCATCATGCATTCACTGTTTAATCTATTTACTGTGACTAAAAATGCTAATCAAGgtattacagaaaaagaaatatggaaagcagctactgtaaaaaaaattgtaacatctagatgacaaaaagaagagttaatgagaaagaagaaaaatctggGACTTTATATATAGAAAATAGAGAAAGCAATCTTTCTTTTACGCTCTAATTTTGCATCTAAAAGGAGATATAGTTTTCAGGGAGAAGGAGGCACTTGTAATTGAAACCAGTAAGTACTCAGGCTAGTAATAAGTACTCTGTCCCAACTGACATAGTAGTTACACCAGGAAGTCCTACAAAAGAGAATGAATAGGGTcaaaaaggaattaaaatgttaaatggaGAAAAGAATGCCAAGGAAATTcataaagataaagaagaaatacaaagaaggaaagcaaaaaaccaaaaaacaaaaaaaaaatacgtggggggtggggtggggtggcggGGTAGACAAAAGAAAAACTTAAGCAAGTGACTGGCAGCCTTTACCTTTTCTATCTGGCTTGGTGCATCTTTTGACAAGCCGAATTGAGTCCTTCACAAACTGCCGGCTAGGCTCAACAAATTGCATTACCTGATCCATGACTATCTGTTTAAACAAAGACAGAGTAAATTATTAAATTAGTTGTATGTCAAACACCTGCTCATTTAGTTAGATTACAGTACTAATGAGGTCAGTTAGGGGGCCAATTAAGCTTGAAAAAGGTATTTTGAAGATCAGAGTAGAATTGGAGGTACAGGAGTACAGCTGCAACATGATCTCTACTTGGGACCATATTTACCAATGCCATTACAAAAACAAGCAATGCTGATGAGACCCAAGAATATAATCTATTGGTAGCTaaagtgggcctggagtcaggaagacctgagttcaaatcaggccaaAGACATTAAGCTAgcggaaagtcatttaaccacaatctgcctcagtttcctcctgtaaaatggggataactgcacctaccttgaagggttgttgtgagaatcaatttatttgtaaagcacttggtacaGTAAGTCctgtgtaaatgcttattccctaccCCCTTTAAGTTCACAGAACTCAGAGACCAGGAGACTTAAGGTATTGGTGGGAGTCAGCAAGCCTGGAAAGGGTTGGTAGGTAGGAAGCAGGAAGGTCTACCTGAAGGATTGTTATGATGATTATGCAAAGTAACGATTGATATAGAAACCGTGCTTTAGTGGATACAGAGCTCAAAGACTTGGAAAACTTGAAAACTCAGGCAATTTGAGTTCAAaagctgcctcagatacttaatagctatctCAACCTTCCTGGAGACCATCAATCACTTAACTGTTTAACTTAATCATGTAACTGTTAACTCATCGGTAAAAACAGAAATATCACCTGTTTCACAGGAGGATGAAATGAGttaatgtatgcaaagcacttttgcgaactttaaaatgcaataaaaatgatagtCTAATGTTATTGTTAGTATTGGTTTACAAAGCCCTTGACGTGTATCAGTACTGGATTCAGTCAAGTacattgcctgtgtgaccttgggcaaatcactgagtttctttcctcatctgtcaaatgaaagggtGGTACTAGAGGATCTCCAGTCATCTTCCAAGTCTAACTTTACTATCTCAACAGGTTTCTACCAATTCTTATTCTAGAATACACTGAGTTATCAATCACATAGGGTATATGGGTAAAGAAGAGCGTGGGAAAATTTAAACCATGTACAGTTTTACAAGAGGGAGCAAGCTCTAAAGCTATGAAATTATTACACACTTTACCTCTTAATGACTTCTAGC contains the following coding sequences:
- the SEC61G gene encoding protein transport protein Sec61 subunit gamma — translated: MDQVMQFVEPSRQFVKDSIRLVKRCTKPDRKEFQKIAMATAIGFAIMGFIGFFVKLIHIPINNIIVGG